Proteins encoded together in one Shewanella acanthi window:
- the fmt gene encoding methionyl-tRNA formyltransferase has product MKPLNIIFAGTPDFASRHLQALINSEHNVIGVYTQPDRPAGRGKKLTASPVKELALANNIPVYQPGSLRKEAAQQELASLNADIMVVVAYGLILPKVVLDTPRLGCINVHGSILPRWRGAAPIQRALWAGDKETGVTIMQMDVGLDTGDMLLKTYLPIEDDDTSATLYEKLAQQGPQALLQALQGVAAGALSAEKQDESLANYAEKLSKEEARLDWSKSAKQLWQEVRAFNPWPVSYFEHQGNTIKVWQTQVSATTSNAAPGTIISASKKGIEVATADGVLTLLSMQLPGKKPLSVADILNARGEWFTPNTRLSNEAESQ; this is encoded by the coding sequence TTGAAACCATTGAATATCATCTTCGCCGGAACACCGGATTTTGCCTCTCGCCATTTACAAGCTTTGATTAACTCAGAGCACAATGTTATTGGGGTTTACACTCAGCCAGATAGACCTGCAGGTCGAGGCAAAAAGCTCACCGCCAGCCCAGTAAAAGAACTCGCGCTAGCTAACAACATTCCAGTTTATCAGCCGGGGTCACTTCGTAAAGAAGCCGCCCAACAGGAACTTGCTTCGCTCAATGCCGATATTATGGTGGTAGTTGCCTATGGTCTGATCCTGCCGAAGGTGGTGCTCGATACACCGCGACTGGGTTGTATTAACGTGCACGGTTCAATTCTGCCACGCTGGCGCGGTGCAGCCCCTATCCAAAGAGCGCTTTGGGCGGGTGATAAAGAAACTGGTGTCACTATTATGCAGATGGATGTAGGTCTCGATACCGGCGACATGCTGCTAAAAACCTATTTACCCATCGAAGATGATGACACTTCTGCGACACTTTACGAAAAACTCGCTCAGCAAGGTCCGCAGGCTCTTTTGCAAGCCCTCCAAGGGGTAGCAGCTGGGGCCTTAAGTGCCGAAAAGCAGGATGAGTCGCTAGCGAATTATGCCGAAAAACTCAGTAAGGAAGAGGCAAGACTCGACTGGAGCAAATCAGCCAAACAGTTGTGGCAAGAGGTTCGTGCTTTTAATCCATGGCCTGTGAGTTACTTTGAGCATCAAGGCAACACCATTAAAGTGTGGCAAACTCAAGTGAGCGCAACCACCAGCAATGCTGCACCAGGTACTATTATCAGCGCCAGTAAAAAAGGCATTGAAGTCGCGACTGCCGATGGTGTGTTAACCCTGCTAAGTATGCAACTGCCAGGTAAAAAACCATTGAGTGTCGCCGATATTCTCAACGCCCGCGGTGAATGGTTTACACCTAATACCCGCCTAAGCAATGAGGCAGAATCACAATGA
- the rsmB gene encoding 16S rRNA (cytosine(967)-C(5))-methyltransferase RsmB: MNLRALAAKAIFEVLEKGVSLSVALPEQQKHLASGKDKALLAELCYGVMRTLPQVEKRISECLAKPLKGKQRIIHQLLIVGCYQLYFTRIPSHAAISETAEACRQLKFEGMVKVVNGVLRNIQRQLTPLSTESDTLAYNTPGWLIKRLKAAYPDNWQEIIQQSHERPPMWLRNNRLSQGRTEYLAALNALEIEASPGTSNDAILLAHPKDVSTLPRFHEGAASVQDGAAQWAATLLAPKANELVLDACAAPGGKSCHLLELEPSIKLVAVDFDAKRLERVQQNLDRLSLNAEVIHGDAANIDSWWQGDKFDRILLDAPCSATGVIRRHPDIKWLRKNHDIEELAELQRQILDHCWKWLKPGGTLLYATCSILPQENRDQISAFLSRTADAKLDTLDQQASPQDIGWQITPGQDNMDGFYYARLVKATL; this comes from the coding sequence ATGAACCTGCGCGCACTGGCAGCCAAAGCCATCTTCGAAGTCTTAGAAAAAGGCGTATCGCTTTCTGTTGCTTTGCCAGAGCAGCAAAAACACCTCGCCAGCGGCAAAGATAAAGCGCTATTAGCCGAACTGTGTTACGGCGTGATGCGCACCCTGCCTCAGGTTGAAAAACGGATCAGTGAGTGCCTCGCTAAACCCCTTAAGGGCAAGCAGCGCATTATTCACCAGCTGTTGATCGTTGGTTGTTACCAGTTGTATTTCACCCGTATTCCGAGTCATGCAGCGATTTCAGAAACGGCTGAGGCTTGCAGGCAGTTAAAGTTCGAAGGTATGGTCAAGGTGGTTAACGGCGTACTGCGTAATATTCAGCGCCAACTGACCCCATTGAGCACCGAGTCAGACACGCTGGCATACAATACGCCGGGCTGGTTAATCAAACGCTTAAAGGCGGCATATCCTGACAACTGGCAGGAGATTATCCAGCAAAGCCATGAACGTCCACCGATGTGGCTGCGTAACAATCGTCTATCCCAAGGCCGAACAGAATACCTAGCAGCGCTAAACGCGCTAGAAATTGAAGCCAGCCCAGGCACGAGTAACGATGCCATCTTGCTTGCCCATCCTAAGGATGTCTCTACCCTGCCGCGCTTCCATGAAGGCGCTGCATCCGTTCAAGACGGTGCAGCCCAATGGGCAGCAACCCTGCTTGCCCCAAAGGCGAACGAATTAGTACTCGATGCCTGCGCCGCGCCAGGCGGTAAAAGCTGTCATCTGCTCGAGCTTGAACCCAGCATTAAGTTAGTTGCGGTGGATTTTGATGCCAAGCGTCTCGAGCGCGTGCAACAAAACCTTGACCGTTTATCATTAAATGCAGAAGTTATTCATGGCGATGCAGCCAATATTGATTCTTGGTGGCAGGGCGATAAATTCGATCGCATCCTGCTTGATGCGCCCTGCTCGGCAACGGGTGTAATTCGGCGTCACCCCGATATCAAATGGCTCAGAAAAAACCACGACATAGAAGAACTGGCTGAGCTGCAAAGACAAATTCTCGATCACTGCTGGAAGTGGCTCAAGCCTGGTGGCACACTCTTGTATGCAACCTGCTCGATTTTACCGCAGGAGAATCGCGACCAAATTAGCGCATTCTTAAGCCGCACCGCAGATGCTAAGCTCGACACACTCGACCAGCAGGCTTCGCCACAAGACATTGGATGGCAAATCACGCCGGGACAGGACAACATGGATGGGTTTTATTACGCCCGTTTAGTGAAAGCGACCCTTTAG
- the def gene encoding peptide deformylase, producing MALLKVLRFPDERLRTQAQPISEFNAELQTQIDDMFETMYQEKGIGLAATQVDYHKQLIVMDLQDDIERPKVFINPEIIASSGDFCNEEGCLSVPGIYAKVDRAEFITVKALDRHGNEFIVEADELFAICIQHEMDHLKGKLFVDYLSPLKRQRIKQKLEKAARLDAK from the coding sequence ATGGCATTACTAAAAGTTTTACGTTTCCCAGACGAAAGATTACGTACTCAAGCGCAACCGATTTCCGAGTTTAATGCTGAGTTACAAACGCAAATCGACGATATGTTCGAGACTATGTACCAAGAAAAGGGTATTGGTCTGGCCGCAACCCAAGTTGATTACCATAAACAACTGATCGTTATGGATTTGCAGGACGATATCGAGCGCCCTAAGGTTTTCATCAATCCAGAAATTATCGCCAGCAGTGGTGATTTTTGTAATGAAGAGGGCTGTCTGTCGGTTCCAGGCATTTATGCCAAAGTCGACCGTGCCGAGTTTATTACGGTTAAAGCCCTCGATAGACACGGTAATGAATTTATTGTCGAAGCAGATGAGCTATTTGCGATTTGTATTCAGCATGAAATGGACCATCTTAAAGGTAAGTTGTTTGTCGACTACCTGTCGCCATTGAAGCGTCAACGGATCAAACAGAAACTTGAGAAAGCGGCCCGTCTGGACGCCAAATAA